One Candidatus Tanganyikabacteria bacterium DNA segment encodes these proteins:
- the sucD gene encoding succinate--CoA ligase subunit alpha, whose product MSIFADSNTRLLVQGITGREGNFHTRAMIDYGTHVVGGVTPGKGGQTELGAPVFDTVREARAATGANATIIFVPPPFAADAILEALDAEIPLIVAITEGVPTLDMVRVFEVLKQTRSRLVGPNCPGIITPGQAKVGIMPGHIFKPGPVGMVSRSGTLTYEIAKDFSDRGLGQSTVVGIGGDPIIGTSFLDALKAFNADPATELVVLAGEIGGSDEETAAEYIKASMTKPVIGFISGRTAPPGKRMGHAGAIVSGNKGTAKAKVEALEAAGVPVANTTDEIGDLAEKKLKRPAKV is encoded by the coding sequence ATGAGTATTTTCGCCGATAGCAACACCCGGCTCCTGGTGCAGGGCATCACGGGTCGTGAGGGCAACTTCCACACCCGGGCGATGATCGACTACGGGACCCACGTGGTCGGCGGCGTCACGCCGGGTAAGGGTGGCCAGACCGAACTGGGGGCGCCGGTGTTCGACACCGTGCGCGAGGCGCGCGCCGCTACCGGCGCCAACGCCACCATCATCTTCGTGCCGCCGCCCTTCGCCGCCGACGCGATCCTGGAAGCCCTCGACGCGGAAATCCCGCTGATCGTGGCCATCACCGAGGGGGTGCCCACGCTCGACATGGTCAGGGTCTTCGAGGTCCTCAAGCAGACCCGCAGCCGCCTCGTCGGGCCAAACTGCCCGGGCATCATCACGCCCGGCCAGGCCAAGGTCGGCATCATGCCCGGCCATATCTTCAAGCCGGGGCCCGTGGGCATGGTCAGCCGCTCCGGCACGCTCACCTACGAGATCGCCAAGGATTTCAGCGACCGCGGCCTGGGGCAGTCGACCGTGGTGGGCATCGGCGGCGACCCGATCATCGGCACGAGTTTCCTGGATGCGCTCAAGGCCTTCAACGCCGATCCCGCCACCGAACTGGTGGTGCTGGCCGGCGAGATCGGCGGTTCGGACGAGGAAACCGCGGCCGAGTACATAAAGGCGTCCATGACCAAGCCGGTCATCGGCTTCATTTCCGGTCGCACCGCGCCTCCAGGCAAGCGCATGGGCCACGCCGGCGCCATCGTCTCGGGCAACAAGGGCACGGCCAAGGCCAAGGTCGAGGCGCTGGAAGCGGCCGGCGTGCCGGT